A genomic stretch from Setaria italica strain Yugu1 chromosome VII, Setaria_italica_v2.0, whole genome shotgun sequence includes:
- the LOC101779271 gene encoding GATA transcription factor 6 — MLHQTLIPSFFAPYVSASSSPPFLHASDAATAPPAGSSVPVLLRGPAMPSLAHHHSPLDDGRTDALKCNNSFAPEETAEDAAAAAAAGALVEKDGFSVEDLLDLEEFGEPDKDGADNEEAPLPPPPAAAAEEKSNGDSQPLSVVTYELPPPPPEMVDLPAHDVEELEWVSRIMDDSLSELPPQPHPPAALVASLAARPPLAQQRRVPQPHVHDGAYRALPPAPGPLRTPTICALSTEALVPVKAKRSKRSRAPGWSLSGASFLSDSASSSSTTTTSSCSSSGSFSPFLFLDSAPFSSGLELAEGYYNHFLPAPASKKSKHGGGKGSKHKPKKRGRKPKHLPPNPSAAGAVASQPAPGDRRCSHCGVQKTPQWRAGPEGAKTLCNACGVRYKSGRLLPEYRPACSPTFVSTIHSNSHRKVLEMRRKKESGMVATAAPAVASF; from the exons ATGCTCCACCAAACGCTCATCCCTTCCTTCTTTGCACCCTacgtctccgcctcctcctccccgccttTCCTCCACGCCTCCGACGCCGCCACAGCACCACCGGCTGGTTCCTCCGTCCCCGTTCTCCTGCGCGGGCCCGCCATGCCTTCCCTCGCGCACCACCATAGCCCCCTG GATGACGGGAGGACGGACGCGCTGAAGTGTAATAATAGCTTCGCTCCGGAGGAGACggcggaggacgcggcggccgcagccgccgccggggcgctTGTTGAGAAAGACGGGTTCTCTGTCGAGGACCTTTTGGACCTTGAGGAGTTCGGCGAGCCTGACAAGGACGGCGCCGACAACGAAgaggcgccgctgccgccgccgccggccgcggcggccgaggagaAGTCGAACGGGGACTCCCAGCCGTTGTCGGTCGTGACGTAcgagctcccgccgccgccgccggagatggTTGACCTTCCG GCGCATGACGTCGAGGAGTTGGAGTGGGTCTCCCGCATCATGGACGACTCGCTCTCCGagctgccgccgcagccgcaccCACCCGCGGCGCTGGTGGCGTCGCTGGCGGCGCGGCCCCCGctggcgcagcagcggcgggtgcCGCAGCCGCATGTGCACGACGGCGCGTACcgtgcgctgccgccggcgcccggcccGCTGCGGACCCCGACTATCTGCGCGCTGTCAACGGAGGCGCTGGTGCCGGTCAAGGCGAAGCGCAGCAAGCGGTCGCGGGCACCGGGGTGGTCGCTCTCGGGCGCCTCGTTCTTGTCCGACTCGGCCTCGTCCTCGTCGACCACGAccacctcctcgtgctcctcgtCAGGTTCGTTCTCGCCGTTCCTGTTCCTGGACTCGGCCCCGTTCAGCAGCGGGCTGGAGCTGGCCGAGGGCTATTACAACCACTTCCTGCCGGCGCCAGCGTCGAAGAAGTCCAagcacggcggcggcaagggcagCAAGCACAAGCCCAAGAAGCGCGGGCGCAAGCCGAAGCACCTCCCTCCcaacccctccgccgccggcgcggtcgCGTCGCAGCCGGCGCCGGGCGACCGCCGCTGCAGCCACTGCGGCGTGCAGAAGACCCCGCAgtggcgcgcggggcccgagggcgcCAAGACGCTGTGCAATGCGTGCGGCGTCCGCTACAAGTCCGGGCGGCTGCTCCCGGAGTACCGCCCTGCATGCAGCCCCACCTTCGTGAGCACCATCCACTCCAACTCCCACCGCAAGGTGCTCGAGATGCGCCGCAAGAAGGAGAGCGGCAtggtcgccaccgccgcgcctgCCGTCGCGTCGTTCTAG